The Thermococcus sp. genome contains a region encoding:
- a CDS encoding MBL fold metallo-hydrolase: MIEITFLGSGGGRFITITQFRSTGGFHIRASRNIYVDPGPGALVRSWRYKLDPRRLDAIFVSHRHVDHCNDTEVMIEAMTGGALKKRGMLIASKSVVYGDETHTPAVSKYHMDVLESIHIPEPGSKIAIGEEELIITPTVHSDPTTIGFRMRTHYGDISYIPDTAYFDGLIDWHDGSKLLIAAVTRPRDMGIPYHLSTDDIVMMLKRMKEKPEVLVMSHIGMKMHFANPYKEAKYIETVTGVKTYVAKEGFKVMVEKNEISVRTLRPARFV; the protein is encoded by the coding sequence GTGATTGAGATAACGTTCCTTGGCAGCGGGGGCGGCAGGTTCATTACGATAACCCAGTTCCGCTCCACCGGGGGTTTCCACATCCGGGCCAGCAGGAACATCTACGTTGACCCGGGGCCGGGAGCACTCGTGAGGAGCTGGCGGTACAAGCTCGACCCGAGGAGGCTGGACGCGATCTTCGTATCCCACAGGCACGTCGACCACTGCAACGATACCGAGGTCATGATAGAGGCCATGACGGGCGGTGCACTGAAAAAGCGCGGCATGCTGATAGCATCGAAGAGCGTCGTGTACGGCGATGAGACGCACACCCCTGCGGTGAGCAAGTACCACATGGACGTCCTTGAGAGCATCCACATACCCGAACCCGGAAGCAAGATAGCCATCGGTGAGGAGGAGCTGATAATAACCCCCACCGTCCACTCGGACCCCACGACGATAGGATTTCGCATGAGGACCCACTACGGTGATATATCCTACATTCCGGACACAGCGTACTTCGATGGGCTCATAGACTGGCACGATGGTTCAAAGCTCCTGATAGCCGCAGTAACGAGGCCGAGGGATATGGGTATTCCCTACCATCTGAGCACCGATGATATCGTCATGATGCTCAAGAGAATGAAAGAAAAACCGGAAGTGCTCGTGATGAGCCACATAGGGATGAAGATGCACTTCGCGAACCCCTACAAGGAGGCCAAGTACATAGAGACCGTCACCGGCGTCAAGACCTATGTTGCGAAAGAGGGCTTCAAGGTCATGGTGGAAAAGAACGAGATATCGGTGAGGACGCTTAGGCCAGCCAGGTTTGTCTGA